A segment of the Helicobacter sp. 'house sparrow 1' genome:
CCTTAGGATGGTTGCTTATGATGTTTACCATTCTTATTGCTTGGGTATTTTTTAGAGCGGAAAGTTTTCAGGGTGCATTAAACTTATTGCGCTCTTTATTGGGGATTTCTTGGGTAAGTCTTCCTGAAGGAAAACATCTCATTCCCTCTTTATTGCGTAACATCAATGGAAGTGAATTTACTATAGCAATGCTAATCATAGGATTTATGATGTGCCTATGCTTTAAAAATAGCATTGAAAAAATGCAAGCATTAAAGACTGATTTAAAAACAGCTCTTTTTACAGCCTTTTTGCTTGCAGTTGGAATCTTGGGCTGTGTTGGGGTGAGATATCAAGAATTCATTTATTTTAATTTTTAGGTTTGATAATGCAAAACTATAAAAGATTTAGTATTTTTGTGTTAGGTCTTAGCGGTATCTTTATAGGGATAGTATGCTTTTGGCTTTTTCTCTATGATCCCCTGCAGGTTTTTCATAAGCCCTATTTTAGAAAGACTACTTTTTCTAAAGATATGCGTCTACAAGATAAAGGGATTATCAAGCATTATGATTTTGATTCTTTTATTATTGGAGATTCGGCAACTCAAAATATTCCTGCAATGTATACACAATATAAACTTGGAGATAAGTGGGTAAATATCACACCCGTAGGATCAGGGTTTTATGAAAAATACATCATATTGAAGTATCTCTTTGTAACAAAAGAGCCAAAAAATATAATCTATGGACTTAATGTCAGCTTGGCCAAAGAGGGGCAAGATGATGTGAGAAGCTACAGCTTTTTATATGATAAAAATCCATTTAATGATATAAAGGTTTATTTGAATCGAAAATTTATTGGCTGTGCTCTTGTATTTTCTAAATCAAAAAAATGTGTAGGTTATGAGGATTTGGAGAATCTTACTCACTGGATGGATGATCCTCATACTCTAACAAGGCTAGGACAATATAACAACTGGTTTGCTAATGAGGCTGAAAGACAGGAAGAGATTGCTAGATTAAAGCGAGTGCGAAATAAGACCTTTAGCTTTACTTCTAAGAATTTTAATGTGGAATCTTTTAAACAACATGTGCAAGATTATATTTTTTCTTTAGTAAAAGAGCATCCTCAAACAAAATTTTATTTTTTAATACCAATTTACCCCACTTATTTTTACAAAACCAGTAAAGAGGAATATATAACTAAATATTTTCAGATTTTAAAATGGTTTGTAGATGAGAGTGAAAAGTATACTAATGTTGTAATTTATGGTTTAAGTGATTTAGATTATGTAGATGACCTTTCAAACTACAAAGATCATGTGCACTATAGTATGGAAGCAAATGTAATGCAAATTGATAGTATCGCAGAGCATAAGCACATTATCAATACAAAAAATATAGATTCATTTCTCAAAACCATAGAAGATAAAACCAATCAATATAATGTCCAGCCATTGATAGATATTTTAATGGGCAAGAATTAGGTAGATTTGAGATAAAAAACTATGGCGTTGTACTTTGTTTTAAGAAGAGATAAATCGCTTCAATTTCTTCGCCAGTAAGGTGATATTTTGGCATTACGCTTTTATCTTGCAGAGTTTTAATTTTAAAGGTTTGAAAATCAAGCTTTGTAATATCAGGTCCTCTTAATACCTTTTGTTTCCCTTTCTCTTTATAAATTGCAATTATTTTTCCCTCTCCTTTTTTTCCATGACATTGGATGCATCCAATACCTCTTGGATTCTTGTAGAGCTCTTGACCATATTCTTCAGTTGTGATAAAACTCTCATCTTTACTATACATAAAAATACATAGCATCAACACTAGCCAAGCCTGTTTCATACCCACCCTTTTATGTGCTTTTTAATTTGTTTGTATTATAATTAAAAATATTTTAATTAAGGTTGTAAATGGTTATTTTAGATGGCAAAGCATTAGCAAAAACACAGGAAGAAGAGATTGTAAAGGAGGTTGAAGAACTACGCAAAGAATCCATTATCCCTACACTAGCTGTTATTTTAGTAGGCGATGATTCAGCAAGCGCATCCTATGTAAGTATGAAAGCAAAAGCATCGCATCGTGTGGGAATTAATTCTGTTGTGCAGACTTATCACAAAAGTATTACTCAAGAGGAACTATTAAATGCAATTAGAGATCTTAATAATGATGATAGAATTGATGGTATTTTAGTGCAGTTACCTCTGCCATCTCATATTAATACCCAAGATGTTTTAGAAGCTATTGATCCTAGTAAAGATGTTGATGGATTTCATCCTTATAATATGGGAAGAATGCATGCTGGAATTAAAACACTATTTCCGGCTACTCCAATGGGAGTGATGCAACTATTACATCATTATAAGATTAGTGTCCTTGGTAAGAATGTGGCAATTGTGGGGGCAAGTAATATTGTAGGCAAACCTCTTGCAGCATTAATGTTAAAAGAGGGTGCTACCGTTAGCATCTGCCATATCCATACGCAAGATATTTCTGTTTTTACAAAGATGGCAGATATTGTTTGCGTGGGAGTTGGAAAGCCTAATCTAATTACAAGAGATATGGTGAAAGAGGGAGTTATTATTGTAGATATTGGGATTAGTAGATTGGAAAATGGCAAGTTAGTGGGAGATGTGAGTGAGGATGTAGCATCAAAGAGTAGCTTTTTTACCCCTGTTCCTGGCGGTGTAGGTCCAATGACGATATCAGCATTATTACAAAATACTATAACAGCATCAAAAATCAGAAAGAGGTTGCAATGAATTTTCTTAAAGCTTTACGCCATTTTTCATCAACTTGGACAGGGACTATCATCATCGTTTTATTTTTTATTTTCTTTATAGCACAGGCATTTGTGATTCCATCAAGATCTATGGTAGGAACTTTATATGAAGGAGATATGCTACTGGTTAAAAAATTTTCTTATGGGATACCTACACCTAGAATTCCTTGGGTGGATTTACCTGTAGTTCCAGATTTTTTTAATAATGGTCATTTGATAGAAGGGAAACATCCAAAACGTGGAGATATTGTAGTTTTCATTCCGCCTCATCAGCAAAAAGTTTATTTTGTAAAGAGAAATTTTGCAGTAGGTGGAGATGAGGTTTTATTCACTTCAAAAGGGTTGTATTTACACTGCTTTGAGGGAAATGAGTATATGAAAGAGCATTATAAGGGCATGGAGATGCTAGAGTTTGCAGGCAAAATTTTTGTTCTAAACCCCTATATGCAAGATCATAAGGGAATTTCATATGCAAGAGAAAACTCCACCTTTTATTTAATGAGAAATTTAGCAAGAAATCTAGAAAAACCTATTTTTGGTTTTGATGGAGAAAATCCAAGTGTTGGGCATATCTCTATGCAACCCATTGATTTAAATGGTGGAGAAGCATTTTATAAAAAGATTCCCCAGAATGAGTTTTTTATGATTGGAGATAATAGGGATAATAGTGATGATTCAAGGTTTTGGGGAACAGTGCCTTATAAAAATATTATTGGGACTCCTTGGTTTATTTATTTGAGTTTAAATTTGGCAAATAGTGAAGAGGTGGGGGCCCAAGATAATGTAAAGATGCGCTATACAATTCGCTGGGATAGGATGTTTAAGAGTATAAAGACTTTGGAAAAAGGAGACATTTAAGCAGTGTTTTCTTTAGAAAATCAGGCTTTAAAAATTATTTGCTTGATTAGTGCATTTTTAATTGCAGTTATTGGACATGAGATTATGCATGGTCTTGTTGCTTATTATTATGGCGATGACACTGCAAAATCAGAGGGAAGGTTGAGTTTAAATCCCATTAAACATATTGATTTAATGGGATCAATTATTTTACCCTTAATGCTTTTTATTGCACAAGCGCCGTTTCTTTTTGGATGGGCAAAGCCTGTTCCTATTAATATGCATAAAATTATTTCACGATATGGCTATATGCCAGCAATTTATGTGAGTTTAGCAGGTATTGCTTATAATTTTTTGCTTGCATTGTTTGCAAGTTTTATTTTAAATCAATGGATAGGTGATTCTTTTGATAGTAATTTATCTAAGTTCTTTTATCTTCTTTTTTACTATCTTGTAGTTTATAACATTGTATTAGGTATCTTTAATCTTTGGCCTATTCCACCTTTAGATGGATCACAGGCTTTGAGGTTTTTTGCTTTAAAATTTGGTTTTAGTAGGATGGCTGATTTTCTATCTAGAATGCAGAATTTTGGCATTTTAATAATTTTATTTATCCTGGCTACACCTTTATCTAAAATATTTTTTTATCCTACTAATTTTTTGATAGAATTTTTCTTATCGTTAGGAGTGTAAATGAAGTATTTTTTGGCTACAGATCATGCTGGAGTTGAACTTGCTGGCTTTATAAAAGATTTTTTAATAAAAAGAGAAATAAAAGTAGAGTGTTTTTTGCCCCAAGAATCAGAGAGAGTGGATTATCCAGATTATGCACACAAACTATGCGAGGCCATCTTAAAAAATCAAGATAGTAGAGGTATTCTTGTTTGTGGTACAGGGATTGGAATGTGTATTAGTGCAAATAGATTTAAGGGCATAAGGGCTGCTTTGTGTACAGATTCTTATATGGCAAAAATGACACGCTTACATAATGATGCAAATGTTCTTTGTTTGGGGGCTAGGCTTAGTGGTATTGGTGAAGTGGAGTCTATTTTAGAAGCATTTTTAGATACAGAATTTGAGGGTGGTAGGCATCTTCAAAGGATTCAAAAGATTGAGCTAGAGGGAAATTGATGTTTGATAGCAATTTGATGAAATGGTTTTTTATTACCGTTTTTATATTATTTGTTTTATATATGTCTATTAAGACAATTTATTTTAAATCTGTGGCAGAAAAAGAGGAGAGAGCATCAGCTTCTATGAAGCTTACCCTACAAGAAGCAGAGATTTTGATTCAAAAACATCAGCTCCAATTGCAAAGAGCCCTTGGGAACATTGATTTATTAACTCAAGAGCTAAATAATTTAAAGAATGAATTAAAAACATTAAAGCAACGAAATACTCAATATCGTGTAGAAACAGATAAATATAAGAGTCGTATTAAAGATTTAGAACAAAAAATAGAGGCTTTATTATGAGTGAAAATCTGTTATATACAAAGGAATTCCAACAAGATCTTTTAGATTCTATTAGGAAGATAGAGGATTACCCAAAAAAGGGCATTTTGTTTCGAGATATTACTACCTTATTAAACAATAGGGAACTTTTTAATTCCTTGATTAAAAACTTAGCCCTAAGATATAGAGAGTATGAGTTGGATTTTATTGTAGGGATAGAATCTAGAGGTTTTATTTTTGGTGGGGCGTTGGCATTTGAGCTTGGAGCAGGTTTTGTTCCAATTAGAAAGAAGGGTAAATTGCCCTTTAAGACTTTTGAAAAAGAGTATGTCCTAGAGTATGGGGTAGATGTAGTTGAAATCCATCAAGATGCTTTTAGGGGAATGCAAAGACCAAGAGTTCTTTTAATAGATGATTTAATTGCTACAGCTGGAACAGCAAAAGCGAGTTTAGATCTAATTAAAGAAGCGGGGGGAAATTGCGTTGAGGCTTGTTTCTTGATTAGATTATTAGAGTTTGAGGGGTTGCAGGAGTTGCAAACAAAAATGTTTAGCGTATTAGAAATTTAGAGGCTTATAGATGAACAAGAGGGCTAAATGGCGGTTGTTACTTGCCTGCCTATTTATAGGTTTTGTTGGATTAGTTTTTTTATATGTAAAGCATATAGATTTTTCAATAGAAGAGCTTATCATAGGGTTTTGGGATAGATATGTTGCAGATTGGGGATATGTCATATTGTTTTTATGGAGTATTTTGGAGGGGGAGCTTGGGCTGATTTTTGCAGGTATTGCTGCTCATACAGGTCATCTAAATGTATGGATTGCAATTTTTGTAGCAGGTCTAGGTGGTTTTGTTGGAGATCAAATTTATTTCTATATTGGGAGATTGAATAAAAAATACATACAAAAAAAATTAGCTTCCCAGCGTAGAAAATTAGCACTTGCCCATTTATTGCTTCAAAGGTATGGGTGGCCAATTATTTTTATACAGCGGTATATGTATGGAATGAGGACGATCATACCTATTAGCATAGGACTTACGCGGTATAGCGCATTGAAATTTGCCATTATTAATTTTATCAGTGCATTGGTTTGGGCGGCAATTACAATTATACCTGCTTGGTTTTTAGGGGATGCAATTCTTGAAGTATTAAAGTTTTTTAAGCGATATCCTTATATTTTTGTTGTATTCGCTGCTATCTTTTTATTAGGGGTGCTATGGTATTTTAATATGAACACAAAAAAAATTGATAAAAAAATTCAAATAGAACTTATGAAGGATAAAAAATGAAAGATAAAATAAAAATAGTTTTAAGTGAATTAAAGGCCAAGCAGGCAAAGGAAGCAGAAGCGAGTGTGGTTTTTGTTGTTAATAAGGATTTGGATCATCATTTTGTTAATAAAAAGAGATTAGAAGAGTTTGGTTATAAGGGTGAGGGAAGCTTTTTTGATCAGGTAGAGAAAGTATTATATATAGGGATTGATGAGATTAGTCCAGATTGTTTGCGTGAGGCTGGATGTAGCGCAGTTTGGTATTTTAAGAATCTAAATTTTAAAAGTTTTAAAATCGGGGTATATGGAGATGAGAGTTGTTCTTATGCTTTGGTTTTGGGAATGCTCCTAGGGACTTACCAATTTGATAAGTATAAGAGCAAGAAAAAAGAGAATAAACTAGAGAAAGTTTATATTATAAATGATGGATATAAAAAAGATGCCTTTTTCCCACATCAAGAACAAATTGATAGGGCATTTGTGGTTGCTCAATCAATTTGTGATGTTAGAGATGTGGTAAATACAGCGCCTTATGAGGCTACACCAGAGTTTTTAGCTAAATGGGCAAAACAAATTGCTAAAACTAATAAAATAGATTGCAACATTCTTGATAAAAAAGATCTTAAAAAAGAGAATATGAATGCATTTTTAGCAGTAAATCGTGCTTCAGCTCATGATCCTTACTTGATTCATTTGAGCTATAAACCAAAAAAACCAAAAGCAAGAGTTGTCCTTGTGGGGAAGGGATTGACATATGATTGTGGAGGCTTAAGCTTAAAACCTGCAGATTTTATGGTAACAATGAAAGCAGATAAAGGTGGGGGATGTGCAGTCATTGGGATTATGCAGGCTATTTGTGAATTAAAATTACCTGTTGAGGTGCATGGAATTGTAGGTGCCACTGAAAATATGATTGGTGGGGATGCCTATAAACCTGATGATATTTTATACTCAAGAGAAGGAAAAACAATTGAGGTTCGCAATACTGATGCAGAAGGTAGATTAGTATTAGCAGATTGTTTGAGCTATGCACAGGATTTAAAACCAGATTATTTGATAGATTTTGCCACATTAACAGGCGCTTGTGTTGTGGGTCTTGGAGAATATACAAGTGGAATTATGGGATATAATGAAGAGCTTAAAAAGAGATTTGAAACTCAAGCCCTAAATAGTGGTGAGTTGGTTGCAAGATTGCCTTTTAATAGACATTTAGAAAAACTTATTGAATCAAAAATAGCTGATGTTTGTAATATTTCAAACTCTAGATATGGTGGTGCAATCACCGCAGGAATTTTCCTAGGGGCTTTTATCCGCGAAGAATTTAAACAAAAATGGTTGCATATTGATATTGCAGGACCAGCTTTTGTTGAGAGAGATTGGGATGTAAATGCTTATGGCGCTAGTGGAGCAGGTGTGCGTGCGGGTATAGAATTTATTAGCGATATTGCCTCAAGGGGTTAAAATGGGGTTATCAATAGGTATTGTAGGACTTCCTAATGTTGGAAAATCAAGCACCTTTAACGCACTGACAAAGGCCCAAAATGCGCAATCAGCAAATTATCCTTTTTGTACCATAGAGCCAAATCGTGCTGTTGTGGAAGTTCCTGATTCTAGATTAAATGAGGTTTCAAAAATTGTAAAACCAGAGAGGATTTTACATTCCATGGTTGAATTTGTTGATATTGCAGGTCTTGTAAGAGGTGCAAATAAAGGAGAGGGATTAGGTAATCAGTTTTTGGGCAACATTAAAGAAGTTGATGTGATCTTGCATTTGGTGCGTTGTTTTGATGATGAAAATGTTACGCATGTTGAGGGAAGTGTAGATCCCATTAGAGATATTGAAATTATTGATTTAGAGCTTTTGCTGGCAGATTTGGCTACATTGGAAAAGAGGATAGAAAAGCTTGTAAGACAAGCTAAGGCAGATAAAGAGGCTAAGAATATGCTTGATGTTGCTTTGGAATTAAAAAAGCATCTTGAGGAAGGAAGGCCAGTAAGAAGCTTTATTGAGAAAGATAGAGATGAGTTTAAAAATCTAAATAGGGAATTAAGGTTTTTAAGCAACAAGGAAATAATTTTTGGTGCGAATGTTTCAGAAGATTTCTTGGCTCAAGATAATGAATATATAAGGTCTTTAAAACAATATGCAAGTGCAAACCACTGCGAAGTAATTAAGCTTTGCGCAAAGCTTGAAGAAGATATGGTTGGAATGGAAGAAGCAGAAAAAAAAGAGTTTTTAGAGAGCTTGGGTTGCAAAGAAAGCGGGTTGGAGCAAATTATCCGTACAGGTTTTTATAAATTAGGTCTTATTAGTTATTTCACTGCTGGAGTTAAAGAAGTGAGAGCTTGGACTATTAAAAAGGGTTCTAGTGCACCAGTTGCAGCAGGTGTTATTCATAAAGACTTTGAAAGAGGTTTTATTAAAGCAGAAACGATTAGTTATGATGATTTTATCAAATACGGGGGAGAAGCAAAGGCAAAAGAGGCCGGTGCTTTGAGAGTAGAGGGTAAGGATTATGTCGTCCAAGATGGCGACATAATGCACTTTAAGTTTAATGTCTAATTACACCGAAAAACCACTATTGCACTTGATGTAATAGTGTTGTCTTGATCTGCTACAATAGGCTCTTGTTGCATACTTATCAATTGTTTTGAAGAATCTAGCGATTGTGGTGCAAAGTTTATCTCTTTAATTTTACACTCCTTTTTAAGAGTAATTTCATAGTCTTTTCTTGCTCCCTCTGCTTTTTCAAGGATTTGGTTTCTAAGTGTAAGTTGGGCATCTTGTAGCTGATTTTGAGTGATATCTGGTTCTATGATAGGTATTGAAAGGATAAGCTGACCTCCCAACATAAGATTTAAATCCGCTAAGATTTCTTTATATTCTTTGATTCTATCTTGATGAAAGGCACATTGGATATTAGAATATACTCTTTGCCCATTTGGGACTTCTTTACCATCTTTATAATCAAAAGTAGGCTGGATAGAGTAGCCAGATGGATGACAAATATCACTTTGTTTAATTCTTAGGGTAATTTTTTCAAAAATTTTTTCAATATCTTTTTTATCTTCTTGTGAGAGAACAGGTTTAGTGCTAAGTGTTGGTGAAGCACTAAATTCTAAAGATGCTTTTAGAGTTTCAGATTTTACCTTTGTGTTTGCGTAAAAATCCTGAAGAATGTTTAATTCTTTAGGGTTTTTTTGAAAAAAAGAACCAAGAAAGTAGTAAAAAAATCCACCACCACAAAATAGCAAAAGACTTATTAGGGTTATGCTAATACATTTTAGCCATTTCATTTTCATCCTTTATGATTTAATAATTTCTAATGTCTTAAGAAAGCTTAAGCACTCAAGTTGCATTCCCGTTGTCATATTTTTTAATGTAATCGTTTTACTTTGAAATTCTCTCTCTCCAATAATAATAGCAAATTCATGCCCTTTTTGATCTGCATAACTTAACTGCTTTTTAAGTTTATGGGCTTCTGGATAGACTTCAGTATTTACAAGACTACGACGGAAAGATTCTGCTAGTTTATGTGCAAAAGGCAAATAATCTTGATGTGTACATACAATAAGAATTCTTGCAGTTGTAGATTTAGAATCTATAAAACCTAAATCTTGAAGGCCCGCAAGGAGACGATCTAGTCCAATTGAAGCTCCAACGCCCCCAAGAGCTTCTTTTGAAAAAGTTCTTGTGAGATTGTCATATCTACCCCCCGAACAAACACTTCCTAGTGTCTTGAGGCGATTTAAAGTAGTTTCATATACAATGCCTGTATAATAGCCAAGTCCCCTTGCAATGGAGAAATTAACACGATAGCAGTCACTATCCATCTCCAAATCTTCTAATATTTTACACATAGATTCTATTTCTTCAATACCTTTTTTAAGCTCATCATCCCATTGTTTCATAAATGCGATTTCTTTAAAAAACTCTTCTTTGTGTTGTGTTTGCTTAATACTTGTTGTTTGTAGCAAACCTTCTGCTTTCTTATCAGTAAGTTGTAGATTCTTTTTTAATTCCTCTTTTGTTGCCTCTAGACCTATCTTTTCAATTTTATCAATAATCCGAAGTGTATCTTGAACGGCTTTTTCCTCAGTAATTCCAAAATATCTACAAATACCATTCAAGATGCTTCTATGATTAAGCCAAATAATAAAATCATTAATACCAAGACTCATTAATGATGCATGGATCACCTGAATAACCTCTGCATCACAAGCAACACTTGCGCTTCCAATAAAATCAAAATCACACTGCGTAAATTCTCTATATCTTCCTTTTTGAGCTCTCTCTCCTCTAAAGACATTGCCAATGGCATAACGCTTAAAAGGCAGTCCCACTTCATTTTTATATTGGGAAATAAATCTTGCCAAAGGAACGGTTTGATCAAATCTCAAAGCCACATCTCTTTTTCCGTGGTCTTGAAAGCGATAAAGTTCTTTTTGAATCTCATCACTCCCTTGTTTAACTAAAACATCTGCATACTCTAAGTGGGGAGTTTCAATTGGGACAAAACCAAAACTCTCAAAAACTGCCACAAGTTTTCTTAATAGAGCTTCTTTGGCTATAGCTTCATTAGGAAGTCTGTCTCTAAAACCACTTAGGGTCCTTGGTGTAACTAACATTCTCTTGCTCCGATCTTTTAAGTTTTTGGTAATTTTACCTACTTTTGTGTAAAATTATCATAAAAGACATCTTGAGTTGGGGTTTATGAGAGTTTTGATTAGAATGCCAAATTGGCTAGGAGATGGGGTAATGATATCTCCTATTTTTGAATTCTTAAAAAGTTATTATCCTCAAGCTAATTTTGTTTTAGTTGGACCTGAAGTAGTATGTGAATTATATAAAAGAGATAAAAGAGTAGAAAAAATTTTTATAGATAAAACAAAAACGAGTAAAAGTCGTTTTTTTGCAACTTATAGACTTGCTAAGATAATAGGAAAATGTGACATTGCTATCACTTTTACAAATCATTTTTACTCAGCTTTGTTGCTTTTTTTTACTCAAACTACGATTAGAATCGGATATAGGGGGCTATTGAGAAATTATCTTTTAACAAGAAGAGTTCCAAAGATAAAAACCAAACACCAAGTATTATCTTATGCACAGTTATTAGAAAAAGGATTGGATGTTAGAATAGGTAATTTAGGAGGGTTAAAACTTATTGCCCATCCAAGAAAAAAAAGTCAGATAAAGACTCTTGGTATTAGTACAGGAGCTGCTTTTGGTGCATCTAAAATCTGGTATCCCGAATATTTTGCTCAAGTAGTAATTTATTTTTTAAGACTTGGTTTTAGAGTTATTTTATTTGGAAATGGAAAGGAAGCTTTAAATAATCAAGAGATCTATAAATATGTTTGTAAAGAGGTAGGTGAAGATAGGTTAGAAAATTTATTGGATTTAAGTAATCAAACAAACATCTTAGAATTAATAGATTGGATTGCAAGTTTGGATATTTTTTTAAGTAATGATAGTGGTCCGATGCATGTTGCAGCAGCTTTAGATATACCATTGGTGGCCTTATTTGGTGCCACTCATCCGACATATTGCCTTCCTTGGAAAAATACTAAAAATATTATTATTAATAAGCATCTTGAATGCTCACCTTGTCAAAAAAAGATCTGTCCTTTAGGACATCATCTGTGTATGAAAAGTATAAAACCACAAGAGGTAATTCAAGCTATTCATCAACTTTTAAAGGAATATTATGCAAATTGATCTCGCAACATCTTCTTTATTAACAAAGTATAAAATACTAAGCAATTCTGTAACACCAAGACCCATTGCTTGGATAGTTACAGTAAATAACAATGGAGTGGTCAATATGGCTCCATTTTCTTTTTTTGCACCAATTAGTACAGATCCTGTAGCATTTTCTATATGTTTTTCCCTTAAGAGCAATGGAGATCTTAAAGATACCTTTAAAAATATTCTTGAAGAAAGAAGGGCAACGATATGCATGTGTGATATGAAAAACTTGAAATCAATGCATCTAACCTCTCAGGAAATAGATTCTCAAACAAGTGAAGCATTGGTTTTTGATATTAAATTAAAGGTAATAAATCCTCTTTATCCTCCTATACCTGAGCATACAAAAGGAGCCTTTTTGTGTGATTTTCTTGATATCTTAAAAATTGGAAAAAGCTCAAAAACGGTTTTAATGGAAGCAAAAGAGTTTTTTATCGATGATGAATTTTATAATCCAAATTTGGATTTTCGGTTTGATAATGTTGGTAGAGTAGGTAAAGAATATCAGATAACAACAAAGGCTATAAAGCCTACAGAACTTATTTAAACCATTGTATGATTTAAGTAAGTTATCATTTGCAATTTTTGCATCAAGCTTTGTATGGTTTGTTGCATTTTTGGATTAATTCCTTGTTGCTTTCTGGTGGCCTCAAAGCTATCAAAGTCAAGTTTAGGGCTTTTTTTAGCTAAAAAATCCATCGCCACTTCTTCTTGTTGGTTAATAAGAGCCTCTCTTTTTAGCTTATCGGCAAGTGCTAGAAATGAAGGGACATCTTTGAGTGCATCTTTTATATAGGGTCTAATTTGTTTAATTTTTTTGTAGTCTTGAGAGAGATCAAGATAATCTTGTGCATTTTGGTTTGATAATTTTATGTAGTTTGACTGACTCTCTAACTCTTGTAATTCTGATGCATTTTTAGTTTGAAAAATATTCTCTTGGTAGCGTTTGGAAAGAATATTTGATAGTGAATGATTTTGATTTTGTATTTGCATAAGTTCCCCTAAGTTTTACAAAATACAAAGCAAAAAATATTCCATATATAAAGGTATAAAGGCTTAAAAATAAAGATTATGAAAAAGAATACAACTATAGAAAAAGTGAAGTTAAAAAGGTAATGAAAGATAAAAATAACTCTAATATAGAGTTATTTTTTTTAATGCTGATCCTCTTCTTGGACCAAGACTGCACCTGCAAGATAAACATAAGTAAGAATCATAAAGATGAAAGCTTGTAAGATTCCCATAAAGAAAAGAACTAAAAAAGGAGCCACAGGGACAACCCAAGGAACAAGCATCAGCATCACAAGCAAGAACATATCATCACCTTTAATATTACCAAAGAGACGGAAAGTAAGGGAAATGATTCTAGAAAAGTGCGAAATAATCTCAATTGGAAGCATCAAGGGCGTAAGAAGTTTAATAGGCCCCATAAAATGTTTAAAATAATGAACAA
Coding sequences within it:
- a CDS encoding site-2 protease family protein; translated protein: MHGLVAYYYGDDTAKSEGRLSLNPIKHIDLMGSIILPLMLFIAQAPFLFGWAKPVPINMHKIISRYGYMPAIYVSLAGIAYNFLLALFASFILNQWIGDSFDSNLSKFFYLLFYYLVVYNIVLGIFNLWPIPPLDGSQALRFFALKFGFSRMADFLSRMQNFGILIILFILATPLSKIFFYPTNFLIEFFLSLGV
- a CDS encoding leucyl aminopeptidase encodes the protein MKDKIKIVLSELKAKQAKEAEASVVFVVNKDLDHHFVNKKRLEEFGYKGEGSFFDQVEKVLYIGIDEISPDCLREAGCSAVWYFKNLNFKSFKIGVYGDESCSYALVLGMLLGTYQFDKYKSKKKENKLEKVYIINDGYKKDAFFPHQEQIDRAFVVAQSICDVRDVVNTAPYEATPEFLAKWAKQIAKTNKIDCNILDKKDLKKENMNAFLAVNRASAHDPYLIHLSYKPKKPKARVVLVGKGLTYDCGGLSLKPADFMVTMKADKGGGCAVIGIMQAICELKLPVEVHGIVGATENMIGGDAYKPDDILYSREGKTIEVRNTDAEGRLVLADCLSYAQDLKPDYLIDFATLTGACVVGLGEYTSGIMGYNEELKKRFETQALNSGELVARLPFNRHLEKLIESKIADVCNISNSRYGGAITAGIFLGAFIREEFKQKWLHIDIAGPAFVERDWDVNAYGASGAGVRAGIEFISDIASRG
- a CDS encoding c-type cytochrome, whose amino-acid sequence is MKQAWLVLMLCIFMYSKDESFITTEEYGQELYKNPRGIGCIQCHGKKGEGKIIAIYKEKGKQKVLRGPDITKLDFQTFKIKTLQDKSVMPKYHLTGEEIEAIYLFLKQSTTP
- the apt gene encoding adenine phosphoribosyltransferase encodes the protein MSENLLYTKEFQQDLLDSIRKIEDYPKKGILFRDITTLLNNRELFNSLIKNLALRYREYELDFIVGIESRGFIFGGALAFELGAGFVPIRKKGKLPFKTFEKEYVLEYGVDVVEIHQDAFRGMQRPRVLLIDDLIATAGTAKASLDLIKEAGGNCVEACFLIRLLEFEGLQELQTKMFSVLEI
- a CDS encoding DedA family protein; its protein translation is MEELIIGFWDRYVADWGYVILFLWSILEGELGLIFAGIAAHTGHLNVWIAIFVAGLGGFVGDQIYFYIGRLNKKYIQKKLASQRRKLALAHLLLQRYGWPIIFIQRYMYGMRTIIPISIGLTRYSALKFAIINFISALVWAAITIIPAWFLGDAILEVLKFFKRYPYIFVVFAAIFLLGVLWYFNMNTKKIDKKIQIELMKDKK
- the rpiB gene encoding ribose 5-phosphate isomerase B; this translates as MKYFLATDHAGVELAGFIKDFLIKREIKVECFLPQESERVDYPDYAHKLCEAILKNQDSRGILVCGTGIGMCISANRFKGIRAALCTDSYMAKMTRLHNDANVLCLGARLSGIGEVESILEAFLDTEFEGGRHLQRIQKIELEGN
- a CDS encoding bifunctional 5,10-methylenetetrahydrofolate dehydrogenase/5,10-methenyltetrahydrofolate cyclohydrolase yields the protein MVILDGKALAKTQEEEIVKEVEELRKESIIPTLAVILVGDDSASASYVSMKAKASHRVGINSVVQTYHKSITQEELLNAIRDLNNDDRIDGILVQLPLPSHINTQDVLEAIDPSKDVDGFHPYNMGRMHAGIKTLFPATPMGVMQLLHHYKISVLGKNVAIVGASNIVGKPLAALMLKEGATVSICHIHTQDISVFTKMADIVCVGVGKPNLITRDMVKEGVIIVDIGISRLENGKLVGDVSEDVASKSSFFTPVPGGVGPMTISALLQNTITASKIRKRLQ
- the lepB gene encoding signal peptidase I — its product is MNFLKALRHFSSTWTGTIIIVLFFIFFIAQAFVIPSRSMVGTLYEGDMLLVKKFSYGIPTPRIPWVDLPVVPDFFNNGHLIEGKHPKRGDIVVFIPPHQQKVYFVKRNFAVGGDEVLFTSKGLYLHCFEGNEYMKEHYKGMEMLEFAGKIFVLNPYMQDHKGISYARENSTFYLMRNLARNLEKPIFGFDGENPSVGHISMQPIDLNGGEAFYKKIPQNEFFMIGDNRDNSDDSRFWGTVPYKNIIGTPWFIYLSLNLANSEEVGAQDNVKMRYTIRWDRMFKSIKTLEKGDI